The window TGCATAAGAATATATCTTACATACATGTTCTGATATTTGCTACTATCACAGTCATTGTCTAGTAAACCATTAGTGTTAGCGCTCTTCACCATCTGCACTAGAATAGGGGTCAATTCACCCTCTAGCGCAAGTAACCCTTTTGCAAATGCTGCGGCGGTCATTTGAACCCTTCCTTCGTCGCTCGCATAAATCTTCAGATCATGACGAAACGTTGAGTGAAGTCGAAGTAATCCCAAACCTTGAGCACCGGCATAATCACCTACATGTAAAGAAATATTTCAGAAGGGCAAAACAATGCAACAGAAGcacaatatatacatatttctcgGTTTCAACAAACAGACAGTATAAATATGATTCATTCGATGACCTATGCTTTGGTAAAAAGATCATGatagataattataaaaatcgtTGATCGTACATTAGTTTACAGAggacaaatttaattaatcatacaTGTGATCTTTTTGGTAAAGTGTTAGAATATGTTAATGTTCAGTTTGAATAATGAATTgtcatatttacatataaaacaatgatttttttattaatatcgttTAATATCAAGGAAATACTTGAAGCTGTTTATAAGAACATAAAACATGTTATAAATTTGCACTGCATCTGTGTACATGTATAATACAGAGGTGAATACTGAATGGTGAAATGTAACTAACAAATCTATTTAACAAAAAGAGAGATAAACACTGAAGactacaaaatatataaaagcaACTAGCTTTCAACTGTGAAGCATTTCATTGCCATAAAGTAGAATACACATTGAACTAGCATAGAAACAGCATTTTACTGTAAATGCTTGACACTTTCAAAGCATAGTATTATCAGTTCAATCTGTAAACAGTAATACCTGTGTAATAGAAGAACTTATTACTCACGTTATTACATTGAACTTACTATTTCTATGCATTGTAACACAATTCTACGAACAACTACAAATAAGCATTGATTCAGAATAAAAAGTTACCGTGGTTTGGTAACATCTCTGAGTCTTCCTCTGAAATAATATTCCAAATTATCTATGGATCAAACATTTTCGTGAAGAAATAAGATGTTTATCCTTTAACCAaaacgaaattatttaataatttaattgaaaattttggatTAATTCGTTTGCACCCTtaactaataaaataacaaactttGTTAAATCAAATGCCTAACGCTTACATATTAATTctatttgataaattattatcaaataagTATATATGCATGTACTCTGCAAGATATTAGCAGTAATTTATATTACACGTACGTTCAATCGAGTAATTCAGATAAATCACAAATCCAGCCGAAGTTCAGCCAAcatatgaaatatattaaaaagtatAAACTTAATAATGAGCATGAGAAGCGTATGAACATAAGATACGAACCACTAAGGTGTCTACCTTGACCTCCAGGGTACATGCAGCGAAATATTCTTCCTAATTCTTCGGCTTGAATACGGCCAGCTGGTGTTAATTCTCCGCcccatttcaaaattaaaacgaGCGACGGTTCTCCGAGTCGATCtagtgaaaattaaatattcaatttcttaATATTATTCAATATATCGTTCTTCTTCATACCATCATCCGACGAACTTCCTCTCGGTCGTCCCCTTGGTTGATATTTCATCTGTACTTTACGATTAATACCCGAGAAGTGACCGTACCTGTAATATAAATTCACCTGAATCTAATTCTGCAGGAGAAAATCGTATACCACAAGTACAATGCTTACATTTCTAACACACTTTTTAACTGTTCCAATTTTCCCTGTTTCTCTTCTAATTCTGGCCCTGCAGCCCGGTGTTGTATCTCTGCTAACAAACTACGTGCAGTATCCAGTATTTCTTGTAATTGTTTAGGTCGTTTCAATTTAATATGACCGTGTTTGTAGCCATcgtattttgcaaatatttcaaagaatctGTTTGAAAGTGAAACGTGGTGTTGTTAGTCAATCTCTATTTCATTTTAGAAGATATACTTACTTTGGATGACGAACTTCtactttcattttttgtttcgGTGTTCTATCACCGTGCCTTATAACAGCAACAACGCAACGTAGTTCCATCCtataatacattaaaaattaatataagaaCTGTAATGTttaaaatagaaaggaaatgAATAGTGAATTACATTTTCCCAAATGTGGTAGGTACAATAGGTGGATCGTCTAATTGAAAGGGGACACTCCATGGTATGTGCAAAGTTGGCGCCAATTCTCTCAAAATCATATTTCCCAAAATTTTTGCACAATCGTCGTAATATTTATTCGAATTCTTTACAAAACTAAATCCATTAACATCACATACAAACGACTGACCATTTGCCCTGAAACAATATTCGTGTcaaatcaattatttattttttttatgatacGAATGGTGAAATTACTTTACATACCTAAGTAAATCAAAACCGCAAACCGTTTGTTTAAAAGCCAGACACACTTTTCTACTGATCAATTTCTCAGCATTACTTAATATAACCGGGTAACGAATTTCTTTTCCCTCTGAATCCCTTTCAACTTTACCATCCAAAGCTGGGCTCTTTCGAGCCTCGGCATGAGCGTAATCCGGACCAACGGTGTAGACCTTGACATCTGTACCATCGGTTGGCATAAAATCCTCGTAAATATAGGAACCAGTTTTACGGACTCGAGATTCTGGTGAATATACACTGCTACGACTTCCAATctgcaaatgaaaataataactgttactctaattaaaaataattaatccttATTCACTTGATTGCTGACCTTTCTGAATAATCTTTGACTACCTCCACCTGCAGATGtaggataataaatataaatgttatgATCCTCTGCAGATACCGGTTTTTCCACAAATGGTTTGTTAAATGTGACACCATTAACTTCAACATGATCTTCTGATTCCACCAATTCATGATCTAAAAATGATTTATGGGTTATTAGGATAGAGGAATAGGAAAATattcatatatttaataacatacGTTTAGGATCAGAAGAATCTCTATCCAGAACAGCATATCTTGGAATTTCAATTCCTTCACTTTCTAAGATAGCATAGACTCTTCTACGGTcctgtaaaatatattattcatataATAACGTTTATCGATATTTGTCATTTATCTCTTACCTGAATATCATACTGCATCGgtagattattaataataaaaggatTTCTAAGATTAGCATAACTTATGGCTTTATCAAGAGGAAATCCCTTGCTATGAAAGCTTATTAAACAATCAACGACCGGCCAATCTTCTACTGATTCCTGTAATTAGATTtccattaaataataaaaattcaatggtTTCTCTagattttactatttgtacCTTTAAAATTACTTCCTCAGGGAATACTACTATTTTAATGTATTCGAATTCTTCTAATCTAGTTAAAATCTCCTTCATGGGTTTACTTTGAGACTTTTTTGCCATCGCACAGACTCCAACCAAAACTTGCTTCCCTTCTCCTTCCAGATCACTTCCACCCATGCATCCATCATCATTACTGCACCCGTCCGACAGTTCGGCCTAAATAAGAAATCCAATTAGTGAAATATTACTATCTTTTTATCCATAGACAGATTGTaccattttaatttttcgatGCTATTATTTCAGCATCTAATACTTTAATCCTAGATAAAAAAGGGTGtagtttaattagaaaaaaaaaaaaaaaaagaaaaacattaaaGTTccaagatagaaaaatattgtaGTTGTTAATTGTGTTAAATAGTGCTCACCCAGTATGTGTTTAGACAGGATAAAAAGCCAGAATTGTTAGAAATGTTTTGACAGTAATTGTCATGTAATCTTGTTTGATTATTCATTCTACTACTTATTACAGTCTTTATTTTCCATGCAATTAGGTATAAATGTTAAAGTTCAATCACATATAATATTTGCCTACATAAAAAGAGAAACATAAATGGAAtgatgaaaatgtaattttcacagatattcattgaaatatctgATGATCTATCACCTTATAATTTTACTTAAATTATtaagtatttattttaaacatgatttcttataataaatttttaatttgatatatttattcaataatacGACATACCACATGCCtactataaattttgttaaagtaTACACTCAAagcaaattaatataaaataattaagaaataagtTTGAAAACACTACCATAATTTGCCAATATGGTTCTGCTTCGTTATCACAATCAAAGATGTAAACATCAGGAACAGTTGTAGATGATGAACAATTtgaaatttccattaattttgttgaactttgaaatttaaacaatgTACATGCAAGTATACAGAAAGATGCAGAATGCATCTAATGAAGGTTTCATACCACTTTATTTTTAGCCTACTATATACTAAAGCAGTATTTTTTCATGAGTCATTCAATCAGTTTTAGgtagttaattaaatattattaattaaacatcgatgaaaatattattacactTAATAGTGAAACATAGATCTTTAATATAAGGTAGTTAACAGACATAATTTTATCTAAGATTTCAAGCAACATAAATATAAACATATTGATGCAATTACATATGCATGATGCAAACTAAatacatgtaattaatatataGTTTATGTGTATTTATgataattatcaaataatttatgCGAATTGAACAtactttataaataataacaaacatgatttttcaatttcatagaATTAAGCACAAGACAAGAATGTGCATGTTGTTAATAAACTGATTTTCTAACCTTTgcacaatatgtttattaatgCAAAATGAATAACGCACAATCAgtgaacatttttttaaaatacagaaattaaatgaattacATATACTGTTACATGTATATATTTACCATATGATAAAATAtgaatacaataaatataaaaatcaatacaagctttttttaaactataaaaacaatatatttttgtacatacatatcTACCTTTGGCaaaacatagaacataattctgtacagttTGTGTTGATATACTAAATGCaagaataaaacaaaatctATAAAGTTAGtataataactttttcagtAAAGTGTgctttaaaaaacaattaaattttgtcttattgttgataaaattatttattagcttcaaaaaaaaaaatagaaattagtaAAATCAACAAGATTTTTATTGCAAGCAATAAAGTAAACTTACTCTTTTTGATGAACGATATATAGAAGAAGTAGCAGGACCCACAAGGGTTGGTTGTACAGTATTTATATCTCCTACATAGAAAATTGGGCGACTGGCACTCCGTAGACCCTGTTGATTAATTGTTATCTATTTAAGATATCTACATACATATTTCAAGCACAATTGAAGTGAATCATATAATGATTTGATTGCCTAAGATTGATCACAAAGATTACTAATTATCTATTCTCTACAATTATCATAGTACTATCTAAAGTAACTCACAgtttattgaatattaattaatgtctctttaagaataaatattatatattggtttttttttaaattaatttattttaaatgaacatACTTCACATAGAAATAAAACAACTTATATATATAGGTGTGAAATCAGTTGCTAAAAATACTTATTATCAATTAATCCTTTAATTCAAAAGTGTTTTAAAGTGTTTCTTGAAACTGAGTATTATTTCTATTTACCTGATAACCATGTTCCAATTCAGTGTAAGACATGTCAGAACAGGTTTCATTGAGGAAAAAAACTTCTCCAACTTTGATTTAGAAAATACACTAAATTCTGCAATAATTAAACatattgattttttaatattaaacttATAAAAAGACAAGACATTACATTTGTTAGTACATTAGTTATATCTAAATACCAActgatacaattattctttgaaTAAGTATAACTATTACAAATGTTAGCATACATTATAAAGTGATTGTGTTAACTTGTATTAATTTATTGAGTTTACATACGTTCGTCACTTGCGCtaataaaaatgtaactgaaaaagGTAACCTTGATGATTGATTCTATATTTCTTCTACAAATTCGAATTTAATATGTGACAGAAGTAAGATTGAATCATTTAACattttaaacaataattaaaCATCCTTGAATACATTTCAACTTTCTTTACTGAAGATTCAAATgtacaattacaatttaatttttatctttttaattatgcCGTAACTCTGATTAAACTCACCAATGTTATAAACTTCAAGTGAGTGTTAAATTACAACTCAGAGaataacaataagaaattaataaacaatgtTTAATCTTTGatcgattttaaaatttttatcagTGCTCTCCAAGCTCAGACATCTTGTGAAAGTCGAACTTGAGTCTCGATCGCTCGTATGGTTGAAAAAATTTGAAACTGTTATAAGtaagaatttattaaagatataaGGGTTgatataaataacaaatgaaaatcTTGAATTGTGCAttgactttattttaaatatcatttataaaacGTTATTGCATATTTACATTACAATAATTTCGTATTAATTATCAGTTTATTTTTTGCCtttttttcatggaaaattttgtataattgtaTAATGGGATTTAATTGAGCAACATAATAATGGTACTTTTACACTTGTGCATtagttataaaaaaatattgacgTATCAAATACATTCTTCTTTAAAAAATGACTTTATTCAAAAATCAATAATCCAGTGAAAATCattttctgaacttttaaaCCATTTAATTTAAACATTTGTAAATTCATTTAAGTCGCTTACTAATCACTATTTATGTCATTTCCTTCCTAATTCTTAAATATCGGGATAAATACACAAATTCTAATGATAATTGTTTAAATACACAGTGGTAAAAAAGGAATTATATACAAAAGTTGGAACtttaaaagataaagaaaaaatttgGAACAGCAGTTGTGCGTATAATAAAGTGacatttcataaaaatgtttGGAACTATAGTACACATAATGTataaaaaagataagaaaaatatattcaaaaatttaacgACCTTGTGTATAAATGAAGTGGAAATTTTGTTTTACTAACATTTATGTTTAAACCCGATAGTCGATTGTAATAAAGTCGTTTAACTTAATTTTGATGTATAAACTATTATTATCTAACGACGGTAATcaatatcatattttattatgttattGCACTAGATTTGTTCTTTAAATTAACTCTAGTTCTTGAATTTGTCTTTACAGACAATATCTACAAGATAATTATAAAATCAACAAGATAGTGAAGTTACTCGTTAAATGTGgattataatttatgcaaagttaTAAAAGTTAGTTGTTAAAACGCGCATGTTTTAACAGTGCGAATATGAAAATTCGTATGCAAAATTTGTACTAATATCTTATGCACGTAAATATTATCAACATCATCAGTTTTTTGCCACTGACTATTTATAGTCATTTCTTTGAGCCAAAcgaattatgaatttttaagtTTCATCTGGCTGAAGGAATGATATCAGTTTCTTCTGTTTAACTTTTTCATTCTATTTACTATCAGCCCACTGGCCAGACATTAACCGTCATTGCGATTTCATCGATACGAGTTTCCTTGAACGTGCTCGTGCCTCTGTACGAATATTTGTATACTCGAACCAAAGAATATTAGGAATTAACGTTGTATCGCGTAATAGTAGATACTCTGATATCCGCCTGAAAATACAATATTCAATATAACTGATGTAACATCTAAATACAGATAATACGAAACGTACAACATACCATGAAACAACGATAGGAAACATTGGTGTAAGAACTACATGTGTAACTATAAACCATACTATTCCCAATATAATTCCTACGAATGCGCCGCATAAAACTTGAGAAATTGAATGATATAATAAGTAAACCCTACTGTATGTCACTAGAATAGCAATAATTATACAACCAGCTATAATAGTAATTCTCCAAAATCTTTCTGAAATACTGCTATTATTGTTATAATGTAACCTGAAATTAAATGTTGAGAAATTTAGTAAACATAGCATGGTATAAATCTATCATTGAAGTAACAGCAAATTACCTGATGCATATAAAAAGTGTTATGTATGCAGCAAAGAACCACATAAACTGTGCATGCATCGATGGCATACCATATTCAACATAGATGCTGTCTCTTCTCATAGGTCTTGCTTCGCATATTGTatgtttcaatataaaatttataaattcattaattataaCTCCGCTAAAAAATACaatctgaaaaaataaaaaaatgaaaggagtGTTTTACACAGTTTTAATGTTCTTCAAATTTATACTTACTGTATGTAAATCTCTTCTAAAGAGAATCAAAGTTATAAAACCAGCTATGATAGCAAAAGGTATCAAGCTTATTAAAGctaataattttccaaaaacatcacctgaaaaagaagaatatttagaaaaattcaaaCAGAAACACCATAAAAACATTGTCTTAAAATCATATATAAATATCCAGGGataagaaaattacaaaatttccatatttttcaattatttacgcATACAATGCAATATAAATATTGTAGTATTCTTTATCTTCAGTCTCACAAGTATGCGCATAAACTTCCAATAgatgagaaatatttattaaagcgTGTCTAACAAGAGAAAACAAagcttttatataaaatatgtgtATAATTACATTACAAAAAgtgaaaggaataaaaataagaagattAACTGAAATTTTGttggaaaattcaaaaatacttGCCTTGGGGATATTCGACTAAAGTAAGAGATAAAGGAACCCATTCTGGTTTTTCGACAGCATCTATGAGACGTGATTTAACTTGATGAAATAATTCGTCGTCTAACGATGCCATGTTACCGAAATTTTTGAAGTGACCATAACTCGGACAACTCACCGCGCAGCAACAATCATGGAATCCAAGGAATAGTGGTAGAAGCTTGACAGTAATATCATTGTATATATAGTTTAACAAGATTTGACAAAAAATGTTTTTCCTTGATTCTTTCTAGTAATTATCCATTTGACCAATCACACTtcttatcatttaatttttttttttaaacttatgATTAGTCTCATTTTATACTTTATAGGCAAGTCTGTCAATACACTAATGTTAGTAACACTAAAACTATATATGATGGATCatttttctgttaaaaatattttttttttttttaattgatatattttgttattgttaatatttgatatgtatttttttctgtTACAGTATATAGTGTATAAAAGTACGTTTTAATCGCATTAATAAATGTTATATCTTGTTGCATTGTATAGTGATTTAAAAAAGAGAAGTCACTATTTGCAAATAGTGCATAACACGTTTATACACGTTTCGTACTGCGCAAGAAGCGGGAGAGGTAGCAAATCGGATAGTTGCGTGCTGTTTTATTCGGTGTTTGCTTCCTGTTTGTGGTATGAATTTTGGTTGTGATGTGATATAATTTACGTTTTGTTTCCGTTACATTTCTTTACCGTTTTATATATTTTCCAGAACTTCTTAAAAACTACTTACGTTTATCTTACATTTGACGAAGTCTTGTGTGCTTGTGCACCCGACAAAAATTTTTTACTGTATAATGGGTTAATATTTTAGGTAATGTACATACAATTTTCTATATATTTCATTACACATTATTAATGTTGCAtcatttttgtatcttttttataaaacataatGTTGACTTCATAAGTTTTACAATaaatcttttcttattttttgttattgttaattcTGTATTATTTTGTTTGTAGCTTTTACATTGGAATGTTATATGACATCTTATAAAACACATGGCAGACCAGGATAGTACAAATTATCATGCACTTTGTgcaaatgatgatgatgaaattGATGGTCTAAACAAGAGGTTGTTACAGTTGTTGTCTGCGACAAAGACTCCATCAAAAACTGATATTAAAAGTAGCACATCCGAACCATTGTGTAGTTTTAATAATGATAGTAATAGCCTCAGAGATGAAAATAAAGCATCTATCAGTTCCCCGATGCTTAGTCATTATAAATATGACTGTTCCTTTTCGCATCATGACATGCCAGTTAATTTGTCAACCATGCCAAATTATCTCCCTCCTATTGGAGTATTCTGGGACATAGAAAATTGTCAtgtttgtatttaaataaaactctATTCGTTGAGAGTGTTATTTCAGGATTTGTATCAAAGATGTAAATCATTGCAGGTTCCAAAAGGAAGGTCTGCCATAGCTGCAACGCAAGTAATTAGGGAAAAATTTTTTAGTGGTTATAGGGAAGCAGAATTTATTGTGGTTTGTGATGTTTGTAAAGAGAATAGTCAGGTTGTAAAAGAATTGAATGATGCTCAGGTAAACTTTTTAAGGATATGcaatatttgattttatttttctctataaTATATTCAGTGTATAAATTATCTTAGGTCAATCTAATACATGTTGCTAAAAGATGCAAAAATGCTGCTGATGAGAAGCTTAAACAATCTATTAGGAGATTTGCTGACATTCATGGAAGTCCAGCAGCTGTAATTTTAATATCTGGCGATATTAATTTTGCTGCTGATCTTAGCGACTTGCGTTATAGAAAGAAAATTCATGTGATACTTTTACATATGAAGAACACGTCTGAAGCATTAATAGTATGCGCTAATGAGCATTATGACTTTTTAGAACTTATGGAATCACTGCCGTCCAGAACTGTAAAGGTGAACCGATTCGTTAATATCTAAATTTTTTTCACAGATATTGTAAGTTTCTTATCctattttctataaatattaaataaaactcaTGTTATTTTCAGGTTGCTGCACATTATGACCTTCTAGTTAGTAACCTTCCTGAAGATCAAAATGTTATATCAATTAAACGTCGACTCAAACAATTGTCCGAAAATTGTGGCGGCCGAGTAATAGAAATTCAATCAAATACTGCAACTGTGCGCTTCACTTCAAAAATCTTTGCAATCAGGTCTGTGTATACATTGATTCCTGATTCTATGAATGTTGTTTTGTGCCTGTGAAATGTACAAATTATAAtagttatatatttaaatagaaGTATTTCATTATGACACTAAAATATTCACTCTAGCATCATTATAGTATAGAAATAAGCAATAATACAAAGACTTCCATATTCGAATGGCCCGCTCTTTGTAACCAATAAGATATTCCTAGTTAGAAATAATCTGTTGGTCTATTTACcattagtaaaaaaaaagtaGTAGGGATAAGTACATAAATAGGGTAAAATTCAAACAGTGAACAGCAATGTAACGAACATAGTGGCACTGTAAGGAACTCAGAATTTTGATTCGTATAACGTATTTCGTGTATGTGTGCAGTagaaattaatgttaaaaagttattatcttcaatatattgttattatttatcgtttttatttattcgtattATAATGCTGACACAATCTAATGATTTTATTTACATGTAAGGTAAGTTGAAGAATACATACATTTAGcaacagttgtttcaattagaGGAAATAAGAATTTAACAAACCATATGTGTTTAATAAGATCCATAAaggttttttgaaaaattaaccgACGTTTCAATTTGTACCATAAATGTATTGAAATCTTCAAGGTCATTTATAGATCAGAGTATCTTTGGCCCATTGTAATTACGGTAGGCAACTTtgcttaataacaatatgaacTTTTTTTTTGTAGGGCTCAGAAGCGTATGGATGGAGAAATTGTCCTTGGTTCGAAAATttgtgtaaaatttcaaaaggagaaaagaagtaattttcataaaattcaagGTATTCTGTTACATGTATTGTTTgttgttttcttcttcttcttcttcttttttttttttttaattggagCAGTCATAATAGGAACAATAACGTGATGGTGTACCTTTATAATTCTAGGATATTCTACAGGGAGAAACAGTACTGTAAGCGATTCAGAAATTG of the Osmia lignaria lignaria isolate PbOS001 chromosome 7, iyOsmLign1, whole genome shotgun sequence genome contains:
- the LOC117609481 gene encoding dolichyldiphosphatase 1 isoform X2, whose protein sequence is MRILVRLKIKNTTIFILHCDVFGKLLALISLIPFAIIAGFITLILFRRDLHTIVFFSGVIINEFINFILKHTICEARPMRRDSIYVEYGMPSMHAQFMWFFAAYITLFICIRLHYNNNSSISERFWRITIIAGCIIIAILVTYSRVYLLYHSISQVLCGAFVGIILGIVWFIVTHVVLTPMFPIVVSWRISEYLLLRDTTLIPNILWFEYTNIRTEARARSRKLVSMKSQ
- the LOC117609481 gene encoding dolichyldiphosphatase 1 isoform X1, coding for MASLDDELFHQVKSRLIDAVEKPEWVPLSLTLVEYPQGDVFGKLLALISLIPFAIIAGFITLILFRRDLHTIVFFSGVIINEFINFILKHTICEARPMRRDSIYVEYGMPSMHAQFMWFFAAYITLFICIRLHYNNNSSISERFWRITIIAGCIIIAILVTYSRVYLLYHSISQVLCGAFVGIILGIVWFIVTHVVLTPMFPIVVSWRISEYLLLRDTTLIPNILWFEYTNIRTEARARSRKLVSMKSQ